ATGGTGACGGGCGCGGCGGGCGCGACGATCAACCGGATTCCGGTGCTGCTGATGCCGGGGGACATATTCGCGCGGCGGAACGTGGCGCCGGTGCTCCAGCAGTTGGAGTCGGACCGGAGCCAGGACATTTCGGTGAACGACTGTTTCAAGCCCGTGAGCCGCTACTGGGACCGCATCAACCGCCCGGACCAGATTCTGTGCGCGCTGCCCGAGGCGATGCGCGTGCTGACCAGTCCGTCGGACACGGGCGCGGTGACGCTGGCGCTGCCGCAGGACGTGCAGACGGAGGCCTATGACTACCCGGAGGCGTTCTTCGAGAAGCGGGTGTGGCGCATCCCGCGGGTGCGGGCGGACAAGGCGGCGCTGGCGCGGGCGGCGGAGTGGATTCGCGGGGCGAAGCGCCCGATGATTGTGGCGGGCGGCGGGGTGATCTACAGCGACGCCTGCGACGCACTGAAGGCTTTCGTGGACCGGACGGGCATCCCCGTGGGCGAGACCATGGCGGGCAAGGGCAGCCTCCGGTATGACCACCCGCTGAATCTGGGCGCCGTCGGCGTGACGGGGACCCTGGCGGCGAACCGCATCGCGCATGACGCGGACCTGGTCATCGGCATCGGCACCCGGTACAGCGACTTCACCACGGCCAGCAAGACGGCGTTCCAGGACCCGGGCGTGCGCTTCATCAACATCAACGTGGCGGACTTCGACGCGAACAAGCACTGCGCCATGCCGCTGCTGGGCGACGCGCGCGCCGTGCTGGAGGAGCTGGGCGCGGCGCTGGAGGGGTTCGCGGCGGACGCGGCGCACCAGGCGCGGGCCCGCGTCCTGCACGACGAGTGGGAGGCGGAGGTGGACCGCATCTACGCCATCCGCAACACGCCGCTGACGAGCCAGGGCGAGCTGGTGGGGGCGGTGAACGAGCTGGGCAAACCGGAGAGCATCATGGTGTGCGCGTCGGGGTCGCTGCCGGGGGACCTGCACAAGCTGTGGCGGTCGCGGCACCCGAAGAACTACCACCTCGAGTACGGCTACAGTTGCATGGGCTACGAGATCGCCGGGGGGCTGGGCGTGAAGATGGCCGCGCCGGACCGGGACGTGTACATCATGCAGGGCGACGGCGGCTACCTGATGATGAATTCGGAGATCGTGACTTCGATCCAGGAGGGGTACAAGCTGACGATCATCATCTTCGACAATTTCGGCTACAAGAGCATCGGCGGCCTGAGCCGGTCCCTGGGCCAGGAGGGCTTCGCCACGCGCTATGTGTACCCGAAGGACGGGGCGCTGCCCGGCGACGACGCGGGGGAGGATGTGGTGGTGCTGCCGGTGGACCTCGCAGAGAACGCGCGCAGCCTGGGCGCGCATGTCATCGAGTGCAAGACCTACGACGACTTCGCCGCGGCCATCAAGGAGGCGGAGGGCGTCGGGAAGACCACGGTCATCTATGTGCAGAACGACCGCTATGTGGGCGTGCCCGGCTATGACAGTTGGTGGGACGTGCCCGTGGCGGAGGTGAGCGAGATGGAGACGGTGCGCGCCGCCCGGAAAGAGTGGGAGAAAATGCGCGCGAAGGAGCGGCATTACCTTAACAGTTGACAGATGACAGTTGACAGTTGTGGCGGTCGGCGCTTTTTCATTAATTTGGAGCAAGAGCAAGAGCAAGAAAAAAGACGCTCACGCCAACCGGCCAAAGCGTTACCAAACGGCCATTTTGAGGCACGGGACAAGAATCATGGCAGGACGGTTGCTGAACTATGTCAACGGGCAGTGGGCGGAGTCGAAGGCGGCGGAGTGGCTGCCCGTGGT
This region of Candidatus Hydrogenedentota bacterium genomic DNA includes:
- the iolD gene encoding 3D-(3,5/4)-trihydroxycyclohexane-1,2-dione acylhydrolase (decyclizing), coding for MRMTMAQAVIAFLKRQHTERDGVEQPLFAGCFGIFGHGCVAGIGQALQQNRDFRYYQIRNEQAMVHAAAGYAKMKNRMQTFACVSSIGPGATNMVTGAAGATINRIPVLLMPGDIFARRNVAPVLQQLESDRSQDISVNDCFKPVSRYWDRINRPDQILCALPEAMRVLTSPSDTGAVTLALPQDVQTEAYDYPEAFFEKRVWRIPRVRADKAALARAAEWIRGAKRPMIVAGGGVIYSDACDALKAFVDRTGIPVGETMAGKGSLRYDHPLNLGAVGVTGTLAANRIAHDADLVIGIGTRYSDFTTASKTAFQDPGVRFININVADFDANKHCAMPLLGDARAVLEELGAALEGFAADAAHQARARVLHDEWEAEVDRIYAIRNTPLTSQGELVGAVNELGKPESIMVCASGSLPGDLHKLWRSRHPKNYHLEYGYSCMGYEIAGGLGVKMAAPDRDVYIMQGDGGYLMMNSEIVTSIQEGYKLTIIIFDNFGYKSIGGLSRSLGQEGFATRYVYPKDGALPGDDAGEDVVVLPVDLAENARSLGAHVIECKTYDDFAAAIKEAEGVGKTTVIYVQNDRYVGVPGYDSWWDVPVAEVSEMETVRAARKEWEKMRAKERHYLNS